CCAGTTTCTGCGCGCTTTATGCAGGGTAGCGGTAGTTGCAGTGACACGCAGTGCACTATCGCCTCCCAGCGCCCGGAAAAATACACCTAATGGTGCTTTAATCTGATCCAGAGTAACTGCCGCGTCCGGATAGCCCTGTTGCGCTATCCGGGTAATTAAGCGGTCCCATATCTGACCTACCTGTTCTTCCATCGCAACGCGACTCCCACAGCTTCATTACCCGATGACAACGTTTTAACCCTCAAAACTGCCAAAGGCGGCCTGAACCAGTTCCATCAATCCGGCCACAATATCCGGGTCATCCGTCAGCGGCTCAATCATGCCTGCGCGGCAAGCTTTAACCGGATCGAAACCAGTGCTAATCAGTGTCGCGGTATATACCAGCAGACGGGTACTCGCGCCCTCTTCAAGATCCTGATCTTTCAATTCCCGAAGGGTATTGGCCAGTACCACCAAACGTTCAGCCATCGACCTGTCCAGTTCTGTCTCGTTGAGCAATACCTCGACTTCGGCCGGAGCCGGTAGATAGTCAAAACTCATCGATAGAAAACGCTGACGGGTACTGGGTTTCATTCCTTTGAGTAAGTTCTGATAGCCGGGGTTATAAGACACCACCAACATGAAGTTGTCCGGCGCATGCAACGTTTCACCGGTTCGGTCGATCGGCAGGATACGCCGGTCATCCGTTAGCGGATGGATAACGACCGTAGTATCCTTACGTGCTTCGACTACTTCATCCAGATAACAGATGCCGCCTTCACGCACCGCCCGGGTTAGCGGGCCATCACTCCACACCGTTGCACCATCACCGATTAAGTGACGCCCCACCAGATCAGACGCACTCAGGTCATCATGACAGGCCACAGTATAGAGAGGCAGATTAAGTTTCTCCGCCATGTAGCTGATAAAGCGGGTTTTACCACAACCTGTTGGCCC
The genomic region above belongs to Amphritea japonica ATCC BAA-1530 and contains:
- a CDS encoding CbbQ/NirQ/NorQ/GpvN family protein, translating into MSSVTQLDKQESLPFYEPQGDEVELFMHAYKHKLPVLIKGPTGCGKTRFISYMAEKLNLPLYTVACHDDLSASDLVGRHLIGDGATVWSDGPLTRAVREGGICYLDEVVEARKDTTVVIHPLTDDRRILPIDRTGETLHAPDNFMLVVSYNPGYQNLLKGMKPSTRQRFLSMSFDYLPAPAEVEVLLNETELDRSMAERLVVLANTLRELKDQDLEEGASTRLLVYTATLISTGFDPVKACRAGMIEPLTDDPDIVAGLMELVQAAFGSFEG